Proteins from a genomic interval of Streptomyces fodineus:
- the scy gene encoding polarized growth protein Scy, whose protein sequence is MRGYESQEREPAADVDHLSRFEAEMKRLRTEREKAIQHAEDLGYQVEVLRAKLHEARRTLMTRPAFDGGDIGYQAEQLLRNAQIQADQLRQDAERMAAEARAQTQRILQEHAEQAARLQAELHQEAVTRRQQLDQELAERRATVESHVNENVAWAEQLRARTEQQARRLLDESRAEAEQALAAARAEAERVTREARERLQSDAETARAEAQEILRRARTDAERLLNAASTQAQEATDHAEQLRTSTASESDAARRQAAELSRAAEERMAAAEEALRKAQAEAEKLQTEAEQAAAKRLASAEAAGEARTRTAKEQVARLVEEATKEAEQTRSEAEQLVADARAEAEKIVAEASEKARTLTAEESATQLSKAAKTAEDVLNKASEEAKRTTKAAAEEAERIRTEAETEADRLRAEAHDIAEQLKGAAKDDTKEYRAKTVELQEEARRLRGEAEQLRADAVAEGESIRAEARREAVAQIEEAARSAEELLAKAKADADELRQTATADSEKVRTEAIERATSLRRQAEETLDRARKEAERLRAEADEQVETVRTDAETAARELREETERIVEARRAEAAEELTRLQTEAQDRLESAEQALTEAREEAAGIRREAAEETERLRAEAAERIRGLQQQAEAEAERLRTEAAADASASRAEGEAVAVRLRSEAAAEAERLKAEAQDTADRVRAEARAAAERLATEASETLAAAQEEAARRRREAEETLGSARAEADQERERAREQSEELLAVARARVEEAQAEAIRLVEEADRRATEMVSAAEQHAQQVRDSVAGLHEQAQEEITGLRSAAEHAADRTRREAEEEADRVRADAYAERERASEDASRIRREANEETEAAKALAERTVGEAIAEAERLRAEAGEYSQRVRTEASDALAEADQAAARTRADAREDANRIRSDAATQADTLITEARNEAERLQTETVAEADRVRAEALAAAEQLVGDATGEAERLRADAAETVGSAQQHAERVRAEAEQLKADAEAAAERLVNSAREEAERTLDEARREANKRRSEAAEQVDTLITETTAEVDKLLGEAQEQALKTTADAEAQADTMVGAARSEAERIVSEATVEGNSRVEKARTDADELLVGARRDATAIRERAEELRDRITTEIEDLHERARREAAETMKSTGDRCDALIKAAEEQLEKAEAKAKELVSEANSEAGKVRIAAVKKAEGLLKEAEQKKASLIKEAEELKHEAIREARRTVEEGKRELEILVRRREDINAEISRVQDVLEALESFEAPSSGKEGGVKAGATVGAPRSGGKASDG, encoded by the coding sequence GTGCGGGGCTACGAGAGCCAGGAGCGAGAGCCGGCGGCTGACGTCGACCACCTCTCTCGGTTCGAGGCCGAGATGAAGCGGCTGAGGACCGAGCGGGAGAAGGCGATCCAGCACGCCGAGGACCTCGGCTACCAGGTCGAGGTGCTGCGCGCCAAGCTGCACGAGGCGCGCCGCACTCTGATGACCCGGCCCGCCTTCGACGGCGGTGACATCGGCTATCAGGCCGAGCAGTTGCTCCGTAATGCCCAGATCCAGGCCGACCAGCTGCGCCAGGACGCCGAGCGGATGGCCGCGGAGGCCCGCGCGCAGACCCAGCGCATCCTGCAGGAGCACGCCGAGCAGGCGGCCCGGCTCCAGGCGGAACTGCACCAGGAGGCGGTGACCCGGCGCCAGCAGCTCGACCAGGAGCTGGCCGAGCGCCGCGCCACCGTCGAGTCGCACGTCAACGAGAACGTGGCCTGGGCCGAGCAGCTGCGCGCCCGCACCGAGCAGCAGGCCCGCCGGCTGCTGGACGAGTCCCGCGCCGAGGCCGAGCAGGCGCTCGCCGCCGCCCGCGCGGAGGCCGAGCGGGTGACCCGGGAGGCCCGGGAGCGGCTCCAGAGCGACGCCGAGACGGCCCGCGCGGAGGCCCAGGAGATCCTGCGCCGCGCCCGTACGGACGCCGAGCGCCTGCTGAACGCCGCCTCCACGCAGGCCCAGGAGGCCACCGACCACGCCGAGCAGCTGCGCACCAGCACGGCCAGCGAGTCGGACGCCGCCCGCCGGCAGGCCGCCGAGCTGAGCCGGGCCGCCGAGGAGCGGATGGCGGCGGCCGAGGAGGCGCTGCGCAAGGCGCAGGCCGAGGCCGAGAAACTGCAGACGGAGGCCGAGCAGGCCGCCGCCAAGAGGCTGGCGAGCGCCGAGGCGGCGGGCGAGGCGCGGACGCGCACGGCGAAGGAGCAGGTCGCCCGGCTGGTCGAGGAGGCCACCAAGGAGGCCGAGCAGACCAGGTCCGAGGCCGAGCAGCTGGTCGCGGACGCCCGTGCCGAGGCCGAGAAGATCGTCGCCGAGGCGTCGGAGAAGGCCCGCACGCTCACCGCCGAGGAGAGCGCGACCCAGCTGTCCAAGGCGGCCAAGACCGCCGAGGACGTGCTGAACAAGGCGTCCGAGGAGGCCAAGCGGACCACCAAGGCCGCCGCCGAGGAGGCGGAGCGGATCCGCACCGAGGCCGAGACCGAGGCGGACCGGCTGCGCGCCGAGGCGCACGACATCGCCGAGCAGCTCAAGGGCGCGGCGAAGGACGACACCAAGGAGTACCGCGCCAAGACGGTCGAGCTGCAGGAGGAGGCCCGCCGGCTGCGCGGCGAGGCCGAGCAGCTGCGCGCCGACGCGGTCGCCGAGGGCGAGTCGATCCGCGCGGAGGCCCGCCGGGAGGCGGTCGCGCAGATCGAGGAGGCGGCCAGGTCCGCCGAGGAGCTGCTGGCCAAGGCCAAGGCGGACGCCGACGAGCTGCGGCAGACCGCGACCGCCGACAGCGAGAAGGTCCGCACCGAGGCCATCGAGCGGGCCACCAGCCTGCGCCGGCAGGCCGAGGAGACCCTGGACCGTGCCCGCAAGGAGGCCGAGCGGCTGCGCGCCGAGGCCGACGAGCAGGTCGAGACGGTCCGGACGGATGCCGAGACCGCGGCGCGCGAGCTGCGCGAGGAGACCGAGCGGATCGTCGAGGCCCGCCGCGCCGAGGCCGCCGAGGAGCTGACGCGGCTGCAGACGGAGGCGCAGGACCGGCTCGAGTCGGCCGAGCAGGCGCTCACGGAGGCCCGCGAGGAGGCCGCCGGGATCCGCCGGGAGGCCGCCGAGGAGACCGAGCGGCTGCGCGCCGAGGCGGCGGAACGCATCCGCGGCCTCCAGCAGCAGGCCGAGGCCGAGGCCGAACGGCTGCGTACCGAGGCCGCGGCCGACGCGTCCGCCTCCCGCGCCGAGGGCGAGGCCGTCGCCGTACGGCTGCGCAGCGAGGCCGCCGCCGAGGCCGAGCGGCTGAAGGCGGAGGCGCAGGACACCGCCGACCGGGTGCGCGCGGAGGCGAGGGCCGCCGCCGAACGGCTGGCCACGGAGGCGTCCGAGACGCTGGCCGCCGCGCAGGAGGAGGCCGCCCGGCGCCGCCGCGAGGCCGAGGAGACGCTCGGCAGCGCGCGGGCCGAGGCCGACCAGGAGCGCGAGCGGGCCCGCGAGCAGAGCGAGGAACTGCTGGCCGTGGCCCGCGCGCGGGTCGAGGAGGCGCAGGCCGAGGCGATCCGGCTGGTCGAGGAGGCCGACCGGCGCGCCACCGAGATGGTGTCCGCCGCCGAGCAGCACGCCCAGCAGGTACGGGACTCCGTCGCCGGGCTGCACGAGCAGGCGCAGGAGGAGATCACCGGGCTGCGCTCGGCCGCCGAGCACGCCGCGGACCGCACCCGGCGGGAGGCCGAGGAGGAGGCGGACCGGGTCCGCGCCGACGCCTACGCCGAGCGGGAGCGGGCGAGCGAGGACGCCTCGCGGATCCGGCGCGAGGCGAACGAGGAGACGGAGGCCGCCAAGGCCCTGGCCGAGCGTACGGTCGGGGAGGCGATCGCCGAGGCCGAGCGGCTGCGCGCGGAGGCGGGCGAGTACTCCCAGCGGGTGCGCACCGAGGCGTCGGACGCGCTCGCCGAGGCCGACCAGGCCGCGGCCCGTACCCGGGCGGACGCCCGCGAGGACGCCAACCGGATCCGCTCGGACGCGGCGACCCAGGCCGACACCCTGATCACCGAGGCCCGCAACGAGGCCGAGCGTCTCCAGACCGAGACGGTCGCCGAGGCGGACCGGGTGCGTGCGGAGGCCCTGGCGGCCGCCGAGCAGCTCGTCGGGGACGCCACCGGCGAGGCCGAGCGGCTGCGCGCCGACGCCGCCGAGACGGTCGGCTCGGCCCAGCAGCACGCCGAGCGGGTGCGGGCGGAGGCCGAACAGCTCAAGGCGGACGCGGAGGCGGCGGCCGAGCGGCTCGTCAACTCCGCCCGCGAGGAGGCCGAGCGGACCCTGGACGAGGCCCGCAGGGAGGCCAACAAGCGGCGTTCGGAGGCGGCCGAGCAAGTCGACACGCTCATCACCGAGACCACGGCCGAGGTCGACAAGCTGCTCGGCGAGGCGCAGGAACAGGCGCTGAAGACCACCGCGGACGCCGAGGCGCAGGCCGACACGATGGTGGGCGCGGCCCGCAGCGAGGCCGAGCGGATCGTCTCCGAGGCGACCGTCGAGGGCAACTCCCGGGTGGAGAAGGCCCGCACGGACGCCGACGAGCTGCTGGTCGGCGCCCGCCGGGACGCGACCGCGATCAGGGAGCGCGCGGAGGAGCTGCGCGACCGCATCACCACCGAGATCGAGGACCTGCACGAGCGGGCCCGCCGCGAGGCGGCCGAGACGATGAAGTCGACCGGCGACCGCTGCGACGCGCTCATCAAGGCCGCCGAGGAGCAGCTGGAGAAGGCGGAGGCGAAGGCGAAGGAGCTGGTGTCGGAGGCCAACTCCGAGGCGGGCAAGGTGCGCATCGCCGCCGTCAAGAAGGCGGAGGGGCTGCTCAAGGAGGCCGAGCAGAAGAAGGCCAGCCTCATCAAGGAGGCCGAGGAGCTGAAGCACGAGGCGATCCGCGAGGCCCGGCGCACGGTCGAGGAGGGCAAGCGCGAGCTGGAGATCCTGGTGCGCCGGCGCGAGGACATCAACGCCGAGATCTCCCGGGTCCAGGACGTCCTGGAGGCGCTGGAGTCCTTCGAGGCGCCGTCGTCCGGCAAGGAGGGCGGGGTCAAGGCCGGTGCGACGGTCGGCGCCCCCCGTTCGGGTGGCAAGGCGTCAGACGGCTAG
- a CDS encoding cellulose-binding protein translates to MSDTSPYGFELVRRGYDRAQVDERISKLVSDRDSALARITALEKRIEELHLETQNAQAQVTDAEPSYAGLGARVEKILRLAEEEAKELREEARRAAEQHRDLAESAAQQVRNDAESYAAERKAKSEDEGVRIVEKAKADAAGLRAEAQKDAQSKREEADALFEETRAKAAQAAADFETNLAKRREQSERDLASRQQKAEKRLAEIEHRAEQLRLEAEKLRTDAERRARQTVETAQRQAEDIVADANAKADRIRSESERELAALTNRRDSINAQLTNVREMLATLTGAAVAAAGTTTDDEPISRGVPAQQTR, encoded by the coding sequence ATGAGCGACACTTCCCCCTACGGCTTCGAGCTTGTGCGGCGTGGGTACGACCGCGCTCAGGTGGACGAACGTATCTCCAAGCTCGTCTCCGACCGTGACAGCGCTCTTGCCCGCATCACCGCCCTGGAGAAGCGCATCGAGGAGCTCCACCTCGAAACGCAGAACGCCCAGGCCCAGGTCACCGACGCCGAGCCGTCGTACGCGGGTCTCGGCGCGCGGGTCGAGAAGATCCTGCGGCTGGCCGAGGAAGAGGCAAAGGAGCTGCGTGAGGAGGCCCGTCGGGCGGCCGAACAGCACCGCGACCTCGCCGAGTCGGCGGCCCAGCAGGTCCGTAACGACGCCGAGTCCTACGCCGCGGAGCGCAAGGCCAAGTCCGAGGACGAGGGCGTCCGGATCGTCGAGAAGGCGAAGGCCGACGCCGCCGGGCTGCGTGCCGAGGCGCAGAAGGACGCGCAGTCCAAGCGCGAGGAGGCGGACGCCCTCTTCGAGGAGACCCGCGCCAAGGCCGCGCAGGCCGCCGCCGACTTCGAGACGAACCTGGCCAAGCGCCGCGAGCAGTCCGAGCGCGACCTGGCCTCGCGTCAGCAGAAGGCCGAGAAGCGGCTGGCGGAGATCGAGCACCGCGCCGAGCAGCTGCGCCTGGAGGCGGAGAAGCTGCGCACCGACGCCGAGCGCCGCGCCCGCCAGACGGTGGAGACGGCCCAGCGCCAGGCCGAGGACATCGTGGCCGACGCCAACGCCAAGGCCGACCGCATCCGTTCCGAATCCGAGCGCGAGCTGGCGGCGCTCACCAACCGCCGCGACAGCATCAACGCCCAGCTGACGAACGTCCGCGAGATGCTCGCCACGCTGACCGGCGCGGCGGTCGCCGCCGCGGGGACCACGACCGACGACGAGCCCATCTCCCGGGGTGTCCCGGCGCAGCAGACCCGGTAA
- a CDS encoding ATP-binding cassette domain-containing protein produces MIELVGLSKRYGEKVAVDHLTFAVRPGIVTGFLGPNGAGKSTTMRMILGLDHPTAGDVRIDGKHYDRLRDPLTYIGALLDAKAVHGGRSAYNHLLCLAQSNGIPSRRVDEVLQTVGLAAVARKKAKGFSYGMGQRLGIAAALLGDPRILMFDEPVNGLDPEGIHWIRNLMKSLAARGRTVFVSSHLMSEMALTADHLIVIGQGRLLADTSMADFIRANSRSYVRIRSPQRERLLDVLHGDGITVVEAGGGVLEVDGGKAERIGELAARQGIVLHELSPQQASLEEAFMQLTAQAVEYHAQDGPEPAPQGWGAGWKGGAG; encoded by the coding sequence ATGATCGAGCTGGTGGGGCTGAGCAAGCGGTACGGCGAGAAGGTGGCGGTCGACCATCTGACCTTCGCCGTGCGGCCGGGCATCGTCACCGGGTTCCTCGGGCCGAACGGGGCCGGGAAATCCACCACCATGCGGATGATCCTCGGGCTGGACCATCCCACCGCCGGCGACGTCCGGATCGACGGCAAGCACTACGACCGGCTGAGGGACCCGCTGACGTACATCGGGGCGCTGCTGGACGCGAAGGCCGTGCACGGGGGCCGGAGCGCCTACAACCACCTCCTCTGTCTGGCGCAGAGCAACGGCATCCCGAGCCGTCGGGTGGACGAGGTGCTGCAGACCGTCGGGCTGGCCGCCGTCGCGCGGAAGAAGGCCAAGGGGTTCTCGTACGGCATGGGGCAGCGGCTCGGGATCGCCGCGGCGCTGCTCGGGGACCCGCGGATCCTGATGTTCGACGAGCCGGTCAACGGGCTGGACCCGGAGGGCATCCACTGGATCCGGAACCTGATGAAATCGCTGGCCGCGCGGGGGCGGACGGTGTTCGTCTCCAGTCACCTGATGAGCGAGATGGCCCTGACCGCCGATCACCTGATCGTCATCGGGCAGGGACGGCTGCTCGCGGACACCTCCATGGCCGACTTCATCCGGGCCAACTCGCGGTCGTACGTGCGCATCCGCTCCCCGCAGCGCGAGCGGCTGCTCGATGTGCTGCACGGGGACGGGATCACCGTTGTGGAGGCGGGTGGCGGCGTGCTGGAGGTGGACGGCGGCAAGGCCGAGCGGATCGGGGAGCTGGCGGCGCGGCAGGGGATCGTGCTGCACGAGCTGAGCCCGCAGCAGGCCTCACTGGAGGAGGCGTTCATGCAGCTGACGGCGCAGGCGGTGGAGTACCACGCGCAGGACGGCCCGGAGCCGGCACCGCAGGGCTGGGGCGCCGGCTGGAAGGGCGGTGCGGGATGA
- a CDS encoding ABC transporter permease subunit yields the protein MTAVQVIRSEWTKIRSVASTVWTLSLAVVVTIAVGMLISALSRSQFDSMPVQDRLSFDPTYISFAGMSLGQLALIVFGVLVVSNEYSTGMIRVSLAAVPQRATFLFSKIAVATTLALVVGMCTSFAAFFLGQAMLGPHRARIGDPGVLRAVLGGGLYMTLIAMFSMGVAAMLRSPMLSLGILMPFFFLISNILGNVDATKKIGRFLPDQAGSRIMRAVVPTGDDTPYGPWGGLGIMVLWVIAALAGGYAVLKRRDAQ from the coding sequence ATGACGGCCGTCCAGGTCATCCGGTCCGAGTGGACCAAGATCCGGTCGGTGGCGTCCACGGTGTGGACACTGTCCCTGGCCGTGGTGGTCACCATCGCCGTCGGGATGCTCATCTCCGCGCTGTCGAGGAGCCAGTTCGACTCGATGCCGGTCCAGGACCGGCTGTCCTTCGATCCGACCTACATCAGCTTCGCGGGCATGAGCCTCGGGCAGCTCGCCCTGATCGTGTTCGGGGTGCTGGTCGTCTCGAACGAGTACAGCACCGGCATGATCCGGGTCTCCCTGGCCGCCGTACCGCAGCGCGCCACCTTTCTGTTCAGCAAGATCGCGGTGGCAACCACGCTCGCGCTGGTCGTCGGCATGTGCACGAGCTTCGCCGCGTTCTTCCTCGGGCAGGCGATGCTCGGCCCCCACCGGGCGCGGATCGGCGACCCCGGCGTGCTGCGCGCGGTGCTCGGCGGCGGGCTCTACATGACGCTGATCGCGATGTTCTCCATGGGCGTCGCCGCGATGCTGCGCTCGCCGATGCTGTCGCTCGGTATCCTGATGCCGTTCTTCTTCCTGATCTCCAACATCCTGGGCAACGTGGACGCCACGAAGAAGATCGGCCGGTTCCTGCCGGACCAGGCGGGCAGCCGGATCATGCGGGCGGTGGTGCCGACCGGCGACGACACGCCCTACGGGCCCTGGGGCGGGCTCGGGATCATGGTGCTGTGGGTGATCGCCGCGCTGGCCGGCGGGTATGCCGTCCTCAAACGCAGGGACGCTCAGTAG
- a CDS encoding ABC transporter ATP-binding protein: MIEAVGLTKRYGDKTAVYNLSFQVRPGAVTGFLGPNGSGKSTTMRMILGLDNPSSGSVTIGGYPYRKLPNAPRQVGALLDAKAVHGGRSARNHLLSLAQLSGIPARRVDEVLGVVGLQEVAKKRSKGFSLGMGQRLGIAAALLGDPQVLLFDEPVNGLDPEGILWVRNLMKALAAEGRTVFVSSHLMSEMALTADHLIVIGRGQLLADMSVKDFISANSADFARVRTPDSEPQLREKLSGALTEAGGHVLPEQDGALRVTGLPLPRISDLAHEAGVRLWELSPHQASLEEAYMRMTQGAVDYRSTIDQKAGLQQPLPPGAQPPMPVPGQGQPGWYAPPPPQQGGQPFAMPQGPAGPYGGAQAGGYGAQGAPGVPAPAPAPGAGAANPYAQQAAPQPAQAPQAPAPQAPAAAPQAPAAPQQAPAAPPAPASAPTASASASADLTKPEDAR, encoded by the coding sequence ATGATCGAGGCTGTCGGCCTGACCAAGCGCTACGGCGACAAGACCGCCGTGTACAACCTTTCCTTCCAGGTGCGGCCGGGTGCCGTCACCGGCTTCCTCGGGCCGAACGGCTCGGGCAAGTCGACGACGATGCGGATGATCCTCGGGCTGGACAACCCGTCGTCCGGCTCGGTGACGATCGGCGGCTACCCGTACCGCAAGCTGCCCAACGCCCCCCGCCAGGTCGGCGCGCTGCTCGACGCCAAGGCCGTGCACGGCGGCCGGAGCGCCCGCAACCACCTGCTGAGCCTCGCCCAGCTGTCGGGCATCCCGGCCCGGCGGGTGGACGAGGTGCTGGGTGTGGTCGGCCTCCAGGAAGTGGCCAAAAAGCGCTCCAAGGGCTTCTCTCTCGGCATGGGCCAGCGCCTCGGCATCGCCGCCGCGCTGCTCGGCGACCCGCAGGTGCTGCTGTTCGACGAGCCGGTCAACGGCCTCGACCCCGAGGGCATCCTCTGGGTCCGCAACCTGATGAAGGCGCTCGCGGCCGAGGGCCGTACGGTCTTCGTCTCCTCGCACCTGATGAGCGAGATGGCGCTGACCGCCGACCACCTCATCGTCATCGGGCGCGGCCAGCTGCTCGCCGACATGAGCGTGAAGGACTTCATCTCGGCCAACTCCGCCGACTTCGCCCGTGTGCGCACCCCCGACTCGGAGCCGCAGCTGCGCGAGAAGCTGAGCGGCGCGCTCACCGAGGCGGGCGGCCATGTGCTGCCGGAGCAGGACGGCGCGCTGCGCGTGACCGGGCTGCCGCTGCCGCGCATCAGCGACCTGGCGCACGAGGCGGGCGTACGGCTGTGGGAGCTGTCGCCGCACCAGGCCTCGCTGGAGGAGGCGTACATGCGGATGACGCAGGGCGCCGTGGACTACCGCTCCACCATCGACCAGAAGGCGGGCCTGCAGCAGCCGCTGCCGCCCGGCGCCCAGCCGCCCATGCCGGTGCCGGGCCAGGGCCAGCCCGGCTGGTACGCCCCGCCGCCGCCCCAGCAGGGCGGCCAGCCGTTCGCGATGCCACAGGGGCCCGCGGGGCCGTACGGCGGCGCCCAGGCGGGCGGTTACGGCGCCCAGGGCGCGCCCGGCGTGCCTGCGCCTGCTCCCGCGCCGGGCGCGGGAGCCGCCAACCCGTACGCCCAGCAGGCGGCACCGCAGCCCGCCCAGGCCCCGCAGGCCCCGGCCCCGCAGGCCCCGGCCGCCGCACCGCAGGCCCCGGCCGCCCCGCAGCAGGCGCCCGCCGCTCCCCCGGCCCCGGCCTCCGCGCCCACCGCCTCCGCCTCCGCCTCCGCCGACCTGACCAAGCCCGAGGACGCCCGATGA
- a CDS encoding ABC transporter permease, producing MSTHQPPMPQAPAAAPDWQAAPGGSYPGYTSPIPVVRTHLGHALASEWTKIKSVRSTMWTLGVFIVLVLGIGLMAASLVKSNSGSQSLSDQDPLQFGFFGLLLGSMCIITLGVLTTASEYGTGMIRTTMTACPSRLRVLAAKSIVFFLVAFVVTLVTSGFVAMVQASMLEGVGGAGTPSTGEWLKATVGISLYIALLGLFSLLIGSIIRHSAGAITIMIGTVLAPLVIALFMAAQSLEKVRQWLLEYSIPSQMSCFYDNSLSRSGPTGWDPLWIMLGLAAAAFAGACALLQNRDV from the coding sequence ATGAGCACCCACCAGCCCCCGATGCCGCAGGCTCCCGCCGCCGCGCCCGACTGGCAGGCGGCGCCCGGCGGCTCGTACCCCGGTTACACCTCACCGATCCCGGTCGTGCGCACCCACCTCGGGCACGCGCTGGCCTCCGAGTGGACGAAGATCAAGTCGGTCCGCTCGACGATGTGGACGCTCGGCGTGTTCATCGTGCTCGTCCTCGGCATCGGCCTGATGGCCGCCTCGTTGGTCAAGTCCAACTCCGGTTCGCAGAGCCTGTCGGACCAGGACCCGCTGCAGTTCGGCTTCTTCGGCCTGCTCCTCGGCAGCATGTGCATCATCACGCTCGGCGTGCTGACCACGGCCTCGGAGTACGGCACCGGCATGATCCGGACGACGATGACCGCGTGCCCGAGCCGGCTGCGGGTGCTCGCCGCGAAGTCGATCGTGTTCTTCCTGGTCGCCTTCGTCGTCACCCTGGTCACGTCCGGCTTCGTGGCCATGGTCCAGGCGTCCATGCTGGAAGGTGTCGGCGGCGCCGGCACCCCCTCCACCGGCGAATGGCTCAAGGCGACCGTCGGCATCAGCCTCTACATCGCGCTGCTCGGACTGTTCTCGCTGCTCATCGGCTCGATCATCCGGCACTCCGCGGGCGCCATCACCATCATGATCGGCACCGTGCTGGCCCCGCTGGTGATCGCGCTGTTCATGGCCGCGCAGTCACTGGAGAAGGTCCGGCAGTGGCTGCTGGAGTACTCCATCCCGAGCCAGATGAGCTGCTTCTACGACAACTCCCTGAGCCGGTCCGGCCCCACGGGCTGGGACCCCCTGTGGATCATGCTGGGCCTGGCGGCGGCCGCGTTCGCCGGCGCCTGCGCCCTCCTGCAGAACCGGGACGTGTGA
- a CDS encoding ATP/GTP-binding protein: protein MSPRRNRPKAAGSSGRSAEDDPAGRYGGWQSTESWQGEEWSVRHVAGASAEGKTYRCPGCDQLIPSAVPHVVAWPEHAGVDDRRHWHKACWNAKDRRTIRVQRSRKAPRF from the coding sequence GTGTCCCCGCGTCGCAACCGACCGAAGGCAGCCGGATCGTCGGGCCGCAGCGCCGAGGACGACCCCGCCGGCCGGTACGGCGGCTGGCAGTCGACCGAGTCCTGGCAGGGCGAGGAGTGGAGCGTGCGCCATGTCGCCGGGGCGAGCGCCGAGGGCAAGACCTACCGCTGCCCCGGCTGCGACCAGCTGATCCCCTCCGCCGTGCCGCACGTGGTGGCCTGGCCGGAGCACGCGGGCGTCGACGACCGCCGCCACTGGCACAAGGCCTGCTGGAACGCGAAGGACCGCCGCACCATCAGGGTGCAGCGGTCCCGTAAGGCGCCGAGGTTCTAG